A DNA window from Desulfobacterales bacterium contains the following coding sequences:
- a CDS encoding IS66 family transposase — MSTSGLLAHLLVAKFEDALPFYRQEKIFARMGVELSRATMCNWAVKVADQIKPLMELLHQEIRSGPLINIDETPVQVLSEPGRANTSKSYMWVYRGGDPQKPVLIYQYQPSRSGQVPFTFLKGYQGFVQTDGYSGYDLLGRQVGVRLVGCWAHVRRKFLEVIKAKSNPKKRGHAEEALEYIGRLYAIEKQATANELSSDQLYCLRQNAAKPMLNDFKSWLTRMSSLTPPKGLLGKAVNYTLHNWDRLARYIEDARLRPDNNLAENAIRPFVLGRKNWLFSGHPNGAEASAAIFSLIETAKANGLKPYEYFRFLFEQLPHVESQKNYKELLPQHIDPGLLVVS, encoded by the coding sequence TTGTCCACTTCCGGGCTTTTGGCGCATCTTTTGGTAGCCAAGTTTGAGGATGCGCTGCCCTTTTACCGCCAGGAAAAGATATTTGCCCGGATGGGGGTTGAGCTGAGCCGGGCGACGATGTGCAACTGGGCGGTAAAAGTGGCCGATCAAATTAAACCGCTGATGGAATTGCTTCATCAGGAGATCCGCAGCGGGCCCCTTATCAATATTGATGAAACGCCCGTGCAGGTGTTAAGTGAGCCAGGCCGGGCCAATACCAGCAAATCGTATATGTGGGTCTACCGGGGCGGTGATCCGCAAAAGCCGGTTTTGATATACCAGTATCAGCCGAGTCGTTCGGGACAGGTGCCGTTTACCTTCCTGAAGGGTTACCAGGGTTTTGTCCAGACCGACGGTTATAGCGGTTATGATCTTTTAGGCCGGCAGGTCGGTGTCCGCCTGGTGGGATGCTGGGCACACGTGCGTCGTAAGTTTTTGGAAGTTATCAAAGCCAAGTCCAACCCGAAAAAGAGAGGCCATGCCGAGGAGGCTTTGGAGTACATTGGACGGCTGTACGCTATCGAAAAACAAGCGACTGCAAACGAACTTTCAAGTGACCAACTGTACTGTCTCCGGCAGAATGCCGCCAAACCGATGTTAAACGACTTTAAAAGCTGGTTAACGCGGATGTCATCGCTGACCCCGCCCAAGGGCCTATTGGGAAAGGCGGTTAACTATACGCTTCATAACTGGGATCGTCTGGCCCGGTATATTGAAGACGCAAGGCTGAGACCGGACAACAACCTTGCCGAGAATGCGATCCGTCCGTTTGTTTTGGGAAGAAAGAACTGGCTGTTTTCTGGTCATCCAAACGGGGCTGAAGCCAGTGCGGCCATATTCAGTTTAATCGAAACCGCCAAAGCAAACGGGCTGAAACCGTATGAATATTTTCGATTCCTGTTTGAGCAACTTCCCCACGTTGAATCCCAAAAGAATTACAAAGAACTGCTGCCCCAGCATATTGATCCCGGTCTACTCGTCGTTTCTTAA
- a CDS encoding peptidoglycan DD-metalloendopeptidase family protein has protein sequence MISYGYDGKLVTSETFSGTLNKTLGYTYNNDFNITGFTYAGSTTNYTYDNDGLLIGAGSFTISRNAGNGLPEDVTNSALTLTRTFNGYGEVSDESYTVSGQGITSWVLARDNNGRINNKAETVAGISSNYVHTYDSMGRLLTVTKDGVLVEEYGYDENGTRVYEMNTLRGIAARSFSYDAEDHLLTVDAVNYQYDLDGFLTTRTNGADVTTYDYSSRGGLLSVSLPDNRFIEYVHDPLWRRIAKKVNGSIVEKYLWQGLTRLLAVYDGSNNLLMRFEYADARMPVAASIAGATYYLTYDQVGSLRIVANASGSVVKRIDYDSFGNIVADSNPAFIIPFGFAGGFYDIDTGHVRFGYRDYDPDIGRWTAKDPLLFEGEDTDLYGYVLNDPVNLIDPWGLEGYWPTDSQTVTSPFGPRGGGPHTGTDLRNPKGNSAYATDNGTVILLRKDKKGGNQIKILNDDGSVSGYAHTHWVDGLKMGDKVNAGDVIGSSDDSGSGKPHLHFTYRLCETCPKIDPETNKLWDAEPCH, from the coding sequence TTGATCTCTTACGGCTACGACGGCAAACTGGTTACTTCCGAAACCTTCTCAGGTACTTTGAATAAAACTCTTGGTTACACTTATAATAACGATTTTAATATAACCGGTTTCACTTACGCTGGGAGTACTACCAACTATACCTATGATAATGACGGGCTTTTGATCGGAGCCGGCAGTTTTACCATAAGCCGCAATGCCGGCAACGGTCTGCCCGAGGATGTTACGAACAGCGCCTTAACCCTTACTCGAACATTCAACGGTTATGGCGAGGTGTCGGATGAGAGTTATACCGTCAGCGGCCAGGGGATAACTTCCTGGGTTCTTGCCCGCGACAACAACGGGCGCATAAACAATAAAGCAGAAACCGTTGCCGGTATAAGTTCCAATTATGTGCATACCTATGATTCCATGGGTCGACTTCTCACGGTGACAAAAGACGGCGTCCTGGTGGAAGAATACGGCTATGATGAAAATGGCACCCGCGTTTATGAGATGAACACTTTACGCGGTATTGCCGCAAGAAGTTTCTCCTATGACGCTGAAGATCATCTGTTGACTGTAGATGCTGTTAATTATCAATATGACCTGGACGGCTTTCTTACCACCAGGACCAACGGCGCGGATGTCACTACCTACGACTATTCATCCCGTGGGGGGCTGCTAAGCGTGAGCCTACCGGACAATCGCTTCATCGAATATGTGCATGATCCGCTTTGGAGAAGAATAGCCAAAAAGGTAAATGGCTCTATCGTTGAAAAATATCTCTGGCAGGGTTTAACGCGCCTGCTGGCAGTGTATGACGGCAGCAATAATCTTCTAATGCGCTTTGAATACGCCGATGCCAGAATGCCGGTTGCCGCATCAATCGCCGGTGCAACCTATTATCTTACTTATGATCAGGTAGGCTCCTTGCGGATTGTTGCAAATGCATCCGGTAGTGTGGTAAAAAGAATAGACTACGATTCTTTTGGAAATATTGTTGCCGATAGCAACCCGGCTTTTATTATTCCCTTTGGATTTGCCGGCGGGTTTTACGATATAGATACCGGACATGTAAGATTCGGATACAGAGACTACGATCCGGATATCGGAAGATGGACTGCAAAAGATCCGTTACTATTTGAAGGGGAGGATACGGATCTTTATGGTTATGTTCTAAATGATCCGGTTAATTTGATTGATCCTTGGGGATTGGAAGGTTATTGGCCAACAGATAGTCAAACAGTTACAAGCCCATTTGGACCCCGTGGAGGAGGACCTCATACCGGAACCGATTTACGGAATCCCAAAGGTAACTCAGCATATGCTACAGATAATGGAACAGTTATTTTATTAAGGAAGGATAAAAAGGGCGGTAATCAAATAAAAATTTTAAATGATGATGGTTCGGTTTCAGGTTATGCCCACACGCATTGGGTTGATGGACTTAAGATGGGTGATAAGGTCAATGCCGGTGATGTGATTGGATCCTCTGACGATAGTGGCTCTGGCAAGCCTCATTTACATTTTACCTATAGACTCTGTGAGACTTGTCCCAAAATAGATCCTGAGACAAATAAATTGTGGGATGCCGAACCTTGTCATTAA